In Solanum lycopersicum chromosome 3, SLM_r2.1, the genomic stretch CAAGCTATGCAGCAGGAAATCAAAGCTCTTGAACAAAATAATACTTGGCTAGTGGTTGACTTACCAGAAGGCATGCATACAGTTGGTTCTAAGTGGatatataaagtaaaatacAAGGCAAATGGTGAGATAGAAAGGTTTAAATCAAGACTCGTTTCAAAAGGATACTGTCAGCAAGAAGGATTGATTACCATGACACTTTTTCTCCAGTTGCCAAGATGGTGACAGTCAGATCTGTCATTGCATGAGCACTATCAAAAGGCTGGACATTATACCAAATGGATGTCTATAATGCTTTCTTGCAAGGTGATTTAGATTAAGAGGTCTATATGGAGATACCTGAAGTTTTGCAAGACCAGGTGAAAACAAAGTATACAAGTTACTCAAGTCTTTGTATGGACTTAAACAAGCTTCAAGATAATGGAACCTAAAACTTACAAAGGCATTACAAGCCATAGGTTTTACTCAGAGTGCTCATTATTACTCATTATTCACACTAAAAAAGGGGAAGATCTTGTCATTGTTATAGTCTATGTAGATTATCTATTGATCACaggaagtaaaacacaattgaTTACAAAAGTTAAGGCATGTCTACACAGACAGTTCAAATTGAAGGATCTATGTGAACTTAAGTTCTTGTTAGGCATTGAAGTATTGAGGTCCTCTGAAGGAACTATTTTGAATCAAAGGAAATATATATTGGAACTTATTGTTGATGCAGGCCTGACCGGTGCCAAACCTGCATCCACACCAATGGAGTACAATTTGAGATTGACTTCAGTAGAGCATGATCAAGCAAATGGCTACACTGCAGACGTTGTGCTGCATGACATTACTCCATATCAAAGATTGGTTGGTAAATTGTTGTATGCTACTATCACTAGACCAGATATAAGTTATGCAGTGCAAACACTCAGCCAGTTCATGCAATCTCCCAAGAAATCACATATGGAAGCAGCTACTAGAGTGATTAGATATTTGAAAGGATCAGTTGGTCAAGGTGTTTGGCTACATTCTGAACCTGCTAACATACTTACTTGTTGGTGTTATTCTGATTGGGCTGCTTGTCCTAACACAAGAAGATCCATCACAAGATATGTCATTAAGTTTGGAGAGTCCTTAGTTTCTTGGAAATCAAAACAATCCGTTTCAAGAAGCTCAGCTGAAGCTGAGTACAAAAGTATGGCTTCAACAGTCTCAAAAATCACATGGCTTCTAAGCTTGTTCAAAGAATTAGGAGTGGATGTTCAGTTACCTATTATTATCTTCAGTGACAGCAAATCAGCTATACAGTTAGCAGATAATCCAGTGTTACatgaaagaacaaaacacattgagATAGATTGTCATTTTATCCCGGATAGGATTAAAGCAGGCGAGGTTGACACTGCTTATGTACATACACAACAACAACTTGCAGACATATTGACAAAAAGATTGAGTCAAGTTCAACATGTGCATCTTTTAGGCAAGCTTAGAGAGATCAATGTTATGTACTCATCAGCTTGAGGGGGCGTGTTAAAAACAGTTAATGAATATTAGTTAGTTAAATAACTAACAATTCAAAAGTTAGTTAGTAGCTCTGTTTTGTAATTTTCAGATTACTAGTTAAAGTAGTTTGTTGCCTCGTTTATCGTGCTAATAAGAATTAGTTAGTAGATATTTTGTACATCCTTTCTCTGTTTCTGATTGCTATATAAGAAGTGAAAGGATTTCACATGTAAGGAGTTTAAcagatcaatacaaaatttCCTCTTCTCTCATCTTCATGTTCTAGCTTTCTCTATAAAGGTTCTTCAATGAAGTTGTGAGCTTGAATGCTTACTAGGTCCTTAAGAATGAAATGTGAAATTGGTCCTTAAATTGTTTCGCGAACATTATTGAACTAGTCCTTAGAATGATTTTGGGACCATATTTTTGGTTCATGATTAAAATGATTTcacaattatttaaaattgaaaaaaaaaatcacctcACGCATCTATTTACGGGTTAATATAttatctttatatatttttttaactatttataaaattttaattacaagTACTAAAAATCAggtttaatttattaatcaattatatttataaatttatataatgttaataggtcagagaaagaaaattttatgaGAGAGAATACGTTTATAATTATCAAGTACATCTTTGAAGTGATTATTTAACCCATCACTTGCAACACCCCACCCCCACTCCTACATACACACGACGATTTCTTTTTTAACCCACATGAATCTCACTTTCTCTTCCAACGTCTTCATTCTTGTCCTCCTTATTTAGAAGTGACACTTCTAAAGGACCAACAATGTATCATGTTGTTGTACCCAAGGAAATAGTATTTGTACTAGCAATTTCCTAAAATTCACCAGGCGTACACCTTTTCTAGATGGGTGTTTTAGTATTCTTACTAGCTATGTGGGATACAACTGTTATCCACCTCCATTTTCATTTATTGTTACTGCATAACCCTATTGGACACAATCCAAGGCGAATTGTAATAAAAGAGGGATATTTAGGTATTTTACCTGCAATTGCAGAGGTTCCAAATGAGTTAAGTAAATGTTAAACACGTGTTATATCGGAGtcaacatttttctttctttaccctcttcttcatcttcctcattCTTCCTCTTCCTTTCCGAATCCTCACAtctctctcaaataaaattatgtagaaaaattcaaataaataaacccAACAACTATTGGATGCTTCACAGATTTAAGGTAATTCAAAGTTTTCAACTTAGATTTATAGTTCTCAATCTCTCCCAACTCACTCTCTTTCAagatctaaatttttttttagcaattcgactcaaaatttttgttaattttctaattttgatcTAACTTTTTACTTGCATGTTTCTAATGGAGTTTGAGATACCTCGAATTGAATTCATGAGTTTCGTTGTTTTACTTTGATCAGGATGCTAAATTTCAAAACTGAGTctatatattcaaatttgatttttggagtttgtatctatttattattcaATCAATATTAAGTTTTACCTATTATTTGAGATGCTGAAGGCCCATTTATGTTAAGTTGAAGGGATatgctttaatttttaattttctgataAACCTGAGTAGCTTACATTGCAGATGTTGCACCAGTTCCCCATGTAAAACACATTCAATCTCTCTCACATCAAATGGCAGTTCCGATCGAAGAAGCCACAACTGCACTATCCATATTTTCTCTAGAGATAACAAACTCTATTAACACTGTTTTGAAAATTCAATTGTTTTTAGTGAGCATGTTTTCCTAATTGATGAATTTCTTCCTTTGTCGTTATAATTTCAGGATGATCAAGCAGAGGTACAAGGCTCGGTGTTTTGGGTTTCAGCTAAAAGAGGTGCAACTATTAGTCCAATCGGTAACATATCacttttacatttattttaggttttcggTTCTAATTCAGTTTTTCCTCCATTTCTTTGTAATTGGTAATTCAGTTGCTTGATCTTCCCTTTGAGCAAGTCCTTGTGAATGTTCCTTGTAGGTCTTCCTTTCTGGAAGTATAGCCCACCATGAAATCAAACTACCTCAAGTAGTATCTTAACTACTTGAAAAGTGTTCATTTTACTACTTTTAACGTTCCAAAATGAATTTGGCAGAGTACAGTAATGTGGTTGCATTTAGGTTTTATTTATCTGAAAACACTTAAGATATTAACTAATTGGTATGTGTTAAGAAATTGTATCATCATTATGCTGCTGAAATTGTTCACACAACACACTTACACAAGAGGGGAAGGAAATGGGTTATGTGCTCTACACATATAGAAGTTGAGTTAAAGCGCTTCGTCAGGTTAGTAAGGAATTTCaacttttaacagaaaataTTTTGATCTCTTAATGAGATAAGGttttacattatcattatcttttactTTGCGTCTatgctttttatttttgtttgtgctGGTGAAAATGATTATAACTGAAAAAGAGTGGGTCAGATTCTGCATTTCTTTAGTCAGATTTTCCATATTGATAGTTGGTGATCCTTAAGGATTCTTCAAGTCTAGAAGGGGTTTAAGGATGGGTGATCATTTATCCTATATCTCTTTGTCTTCGTGATGAAAATCCAAGCTTAACATTCAAAATGGTAGAGAGTTTGGGATAGTTTAAGGGCCTATGCATTGGCAAGAATGGAGAGGAAGAAATTGTGCTTACGCTTTCTATATGCATATGATACTTTACTTTTTTGTGAGGCAGAAAGAGACCAACTATTGCATTAAAGAAGGGTTTTATTTAGTTTTCAAGCAATATCTTAGCTGAAAATCTATCTAAAAGCATTAATGCAAAATTTTTGCATTGAGGAATTAGCTGGTATTTTTTGAGTGTGAAATGAATAAGTTTCCTACAATATATTTTTCAGTAGGGATGAAGAAGAAAGTCATACACGAGTAATTGATAGTTGTACAAATAAGTTTGTTtcagatttatttttatatgtatagacAATCCTCAACTTtaattaattcatcatcttcaaGCTTTGAATTTCGAGTAGCGAATGAAGTTGGAGAAGGAAGACAAGGGAAGAAGGAGTGCTCAATATTTAGGTTTAGTCATTTGTATGCAATGTACATGTTTTAGTCATAAAAAAGACTCATAAACATGTAGTCCACATGAGCGGATATAATCTAACTTGTGTTTGATGTTAGCTTGCATTACAGATGTTGCACCAGTTCCCATATGTTGACACATTCAGGTATTTGTTATGTTGCTTAAGATATCTCAATCGACACTGTCAACTTGCTTTTAAGCCTTACACCTATTTATACTAAATCACCAATTATCTAACTTTGATGAAATTAGCATTTTTGTGAACGAGCCCCCCGACATTGTGTCTCCCCCTCCCTCGTTTGGCATTTGGGTTCGTTGAGACGGAGAGTTCATGGGAGTTGGATCCGGGATTCATATAGGTTGACCTTGAATTACTAGCATTGGTTGTCAGGGGAAAAACAGTGAGTAGAGTTTATTATGTCTATTGGGTGAAGAAGGGAATCTGCACCATACTTTCCATGTTTGAAAAACTGCTTAGATGATGGGGTAAATTCCAAAGTGCTTGCATGGTGCTGAAGAACTCCGGAGTTGCGGCTAGCGTAAGAAGATCCATTGCATTGGTCACCCGCATCTGGCTTACAAAGTTCTCCATGGCTAACTTCATTCCCTCCGTGACTAACTGCGCCAGAAAGTTTGAGTTTTGTAGAATTATTATCGTCTTTACTCCATTGATGTCCATGGAGAAGAGAGCTGCATGGCATGGGAGAGCTGTCTCCACCCATGACTGGGGATGATGGAGAGGGTGAATTGGTTGAGTGGCGAATGGCGAATACAAGGGGAGCTTAGAGGGTCTCTGGGGTATTGGGGAGTAAGTAAGGATTGCTCATCGCAGAGAATGGGTTTCTCGATGAGCGAGAGATGGGAAGGAGACGAACTTTCTGATGAATAGGAATTGGAGCTCTGAACATTCTTAATaagatttattttgatattagagTTAAGAGAGTTGGGAAATTATTGAGTATCAACAATGGAAGATATAATAGACGGGGGATTGGTCATCATTGGCGTGTCGATAGCACaggaaaattttggaaaatttgtAACGTTATTATCTATATCCACTTGTTCAGTTATCTTAGCCAAGTGTATAACCTGAGTAGGGGCACCCTTAGTATT encodes the following:
- the LOC138347686 gene encoding uncharacterized mitochondrial protein AtMg00810-like, which produces MEPKTYKGITSHRFYSECSLLLIIHTKKGEDLVIVIVYVDYLLITGSKTQLITKVKACLHRQFKLKDLCELKFLLGIEVLRSSEGTILNQRKYILELIVDAGLTGAKPASTPMEYNLRLTSVEHDQANGYTADVVLHDITPYQRLVGKLLYATITRPDISYAVQTLSQFMQSPKKSHMEAATRVIRYLKGSVGQGVWLHSEPANILTCWCYSDWAACPNTRRSITRYVIKFGESLVSWKSKQSVSRSSAEAEYKSMASTVSKITWLLSLFKELGVDVQLPIIIFSDSKSAIQLADNPVLHERTKHIEIDCHFIPDRIKAGEVDTAYVHTQQQLADILTKRLSQVQHVHLLGKLREINVMYSSA